In Alkalibacter saccharofermentans DSM 14828, the genomic stretch TAAATTCAAAAATTAAAAAATGAGCCAAAAGGGTTCAACCTCGGATAAAATAGAGTTGTCGAAAAACCATCAACCCGAGGAGGAAACCCAAATGACTCAGATTAATGTTACCTTAGAATCCGAAATTTTGCACGGACTTTTCACTTCAAACGGCAAAGATGATGCATTTGCCAAGCTGCTAGAAAGCATCCTCAACCAGGTTTTAAATGCCCAGGTCAGCGAACAGATCGGTGCAGATCGTTATGAACGCTCTGATGATCGTTTGGGCTATCGCAACGGATTTCGTATGCGCAGCATGACTACTCGTGTTGGAACCATTGAATTACAAGTACCCAGACTTCGTGACGGTAATTTTTCAACCACATTGTTTCGCCAATATCAGCGTAGCGAGCAGGCTTTAGTGCTTGCCATGATGGAAATGGTCATAAACGGCGTATCCACCAGAAAAGTAAGTGCAATAACCGAGGAATTGTGCGGCAAACAGTTTTCCAAATCAACGATCTCAGAACTTTGCAAAAACCTGGATCCGGTGGTTGATGAATTCCGCAACCGGAAACTAGATAGCAAATATCCCTTTATTATAGTGGATGCCCTATACACCAAGGTTCGGGAAAATGGTCGTGTGCGCTCCAAGGGTTTACTCCTTGCAATTGGAGTTCGCGATGATGGCCATCGTGAAATTCTGGGCCTTTGTGTCGCAGATTCCGAATCGGAAACCAGCTGGAGCGAGTTCTTTGAATCACTAAAACAGCGAGGTCTTGTTGATGTTGACCTGATTGTTTCAGACAACCATGGGGGCCTTGTTAATGCAATCAAGAAGCACTTTCAAGGAGCAACCTGGCAAAGATGTCAGACCCATTTTTCTCGCAATGTTTTGGATAAAACCCCAAAACGCCTGCAACCAGAAATCAAGCAATGCCTTACCGAAATCTACAATGCACCCAAGCTTGAAATTGCCCGATCTCTTCGTGATGAAATGCTTGAAACCTATGCTCAGACAGCTCCTAAAGCCATGGAAACCCTAGAACTCGGGTTTGATGATGTGATGGCTGTCATGAATCTACCAAAGAAATATCGCAAGCGACTGCTCACCAGCAACAGTATTGAGCGGTTAAACCAGGAAATCCGTCGACGGGAACGTGTGATTCGAATCTTTCCCAATGAAGATTCGCTAATCCGTCTGATTGGTGCCCTGCTCATGGAGCAGGATGAAAAATGGACGACCGGCAAAAAG encodes the following:
- a CDS encoding IS256 family transposase, with product MTQINVTLESEILHGLFTSNGKDDAFAKLLESILNQVLNAQVSEQIGADRYERSDDRLGYRNGFRMRSMTTRVGTIELQVPRLRDGNFSTTLFRQYQRSEQALVLAMMEMVINGVSTRKVSAITEELCGKQFSKSTISELCKNLDPVVDEFRNRKLDSKYPFIIVDALYTKVRENGRVRSKGLLLAIGVRDDGHREILGLCVADSESETSWSEFFESLKQRGLVDVDLIVSDNHGGLVNAIKKHFQGATWQRCQTHFSRNVLDKTPKRLQPEIKQCLTEIYNAPKLEIARSLRDEMLETYAQTAPKAMETLELGFDDVMAVMNLPKKYRKRLLTSNSIERLNQEIRRRERVIRIFPNEDSLIRLIGALLMEQDEKWTTGKKYLDMKEYHESRATQKSVVAA